In the Pithys albifrons albifrons isolate INPA30051 chromosome 3, PitAlb_v1, whole genome shotgun sequence genome, one interval contains:
- the MICALL1 gene encoding MICAL-like protein 1 isoform X2 — translation MWLFISRDFDSLSKDDIYENNRLAFELAERELGIPALLDPNDMVSMKVPDCLSIMTYVSQYYNHFNNPSQASVPPPMKHPTAASLPSLLSHKKTVAAVESPSAPQDDAPLDPPERSQRTTPSSTCAACQQHVHLVQRYLAEGKLYHRQCFRCKECSSTLLPGSYKPGPEAGTFVCTQHRGKLAMSGKAERRPSPDRQSPELRMESGADSMREDALPAEAEVGKDDGDSLESMAETHMPAGGLAGPAEKDSTPSKAETAMPPAPAGSGAPISQTPPRPPLPSKPTVLTQDKASSLDGRLRDSRPTPAPRKATDASALSPPTSHPVPRPRSTLQGESSECGPGIVNGRVPEPSPPVPKPRGRPCSSDRGGAAGKAKDPPWMALVQAEPKKKPAPPPPPGNSHETLSRTSEEEDGEEVGKTRNEESKSDAPEPRPYNPFEEEDEEEEESASTQKNTPEQEQSEAAAKPLHPWYGITPTSSPKTKKRPAPRAPSASPLAHHPISRLSHSEPSSSTPSPALSLESINSESSAKVLGDTDEALVPKSSSEPTVHTPTAAKTSSTDTPLASVSSSESPAAPASLSTNSSFSSSSELASFSGEMQPSTLNTSRSVSTGSLKTSPNRLPPKPPAGASPTPILLASDGGAGSPKTPSSPKPQLKSSCKENPFNRKPSPAASPSAKKPPKGSKPVRPPAPGHGFPLIKRKVQTDQYIPEEDIYGEMDAIEHQLDQLEHRGVALEEKLRSAENDNPEDSLLVDWFKLIHEKHMLVRHESELIYIFKQQNLEQRQSDVEYELRCLLNKPEKDWTDEDRGREKVLMQELVTIIEQRNAIVNCLDEDRQREEEEDKMLEAMIKRKEFHRETEAESKKKGKFKPMKVLKLLSNKHDSKSKSPKEKS, via the exons ATGTGGCTCTTTATCTCGAG AGACTTTGATTCTCTCTCCAAAGATGACATCTATGAGAATAACCGCTTG GCCTTTGAATTGGCAGAGCGGGAGCTGGGCATCCCAGCCCTGCTAGATCCCAATGATATGGTCTCCATGAAAGTCCCCGACTGCCTCAGCATCATGACTTATGTGTCTCAGTATTACAACCATTTCAACAACCCCAGCCAAG CCAGCGTCCCTCCGCCTATGAAGCACCCAACAGCTGCCTCCTTGCCTTCTCTCCTGTCCCACAAGAAGACCGTGGCTGCGGTTGAGAGTCCTTCAGCACCACAG GATGATGCCCCTTTGGACCCACCGGAGCGGTCCCAGCGCACCACGCCCAGCAGTACCTGTGCAGCCTGCCAGCAGCACGTCCACCTGGTCCAGCGCTACCTGGCCGAGGGCAAGCTCTACCACCGCCAGTGCTTTAG GTGTAAGGAGTGCTCCAGCACACTGCTCCCAGGGTCATACAAGCCCGGGCCAGAAGCGGGGACATTTGTCTGCACACAGCATCGTGGTAAATTGGCCATGAgtgggaaggcagagaggaggcCCAGCCCAGACAGACAGTCACCAGAGCTAAGAATGGAGTCTGGGGCTGACAGCATGAGAGAGGATGCCCTCCCTGCAGAAGCAGAGGTGGGGAAGGATGACGGCGACTCCCTGGAGAGCATGGCAGAGACCCACATGCCTGCAGGGGGCCTGGCTGGTCCAGCAGAGAAGGACAGCACACCCAGCAAAGCAGAGACAGCGAtgccccctgctcctgctggcagtGGGGCGCCCATCTCCCAAACTCCTCCCAGacctccccttcccagcaaGCCCACGGTACTCACCCAGGACAAAGCCAGCTCACTGGATGGACGGCTCAGAGACTCAcgtcccacccctgccccaaGGAAGGCCACCGATGCCTCAGCCCTCTCCCCTCCAACCTCTCACCCTGTCCCCCGGCCCAGGTCCACTCTCCAAGGCGAGAGCAGCGAGTGTGGACCTGGCATAGTAAACG GTCGGGTACCTGAACCCAGTCCACCTGTCCCAAAACCTCGAGGAAGACCATGCTCCTCGGATCG tggtggagctgctggaaaagcCAAGGACCCACCATGGATGGCCTTAGTGCAAGCAGAGCCCAAGAAGAAGCcagctccccctcctcccccaggcAACAGCCATGAGACTCTGAGTAGGACTTCAGAGGAAgaggatggggaggaggtgggaaaAACCAGGAATGAGGAGAGCAAGTCTGATGCCCCAGAGCCTAGACCTTACAACCCCtttgaggaggaggatgaggaggaagaggagagtgCCAGTACCCAAAAGAACACacctgagcaggagcagagtgAGGCTGCTGCTAAGCCTCTCCACCCCTGGTATGGCATCACTCCCACCAGCAGCCCAAAGACAAAGAAGCGGCCAGCTCCACGAGCCCCCAGTGCTTCCCCATTAG CCCACCACCCCATCTCCAGGCTGTCACACTCTGAGCCATCCTCCTCCACCCCATCTCCAGCCCTCAGCCTCGAGAGCATCAACTCTGAGAGTTCAGCCAAGGTGCTGGGAGACACTGATGAGGCCTTAGTGCCCAAAAGCTCCTCTGAGCCCACTGTCCACACGCCGACAGCTGCTAAGACCTCTAGCACTGATACGCCACTGGCCAGTGTCTCTTCCAGCGAaagccctgctgccccagccagccTCTCCACCaactcctccttctcctcctccagcgAGCTGGCCAGCTTCAGTGGGGAGATGCAGCCCAGCACCCTGAATACCAGCAGGAGCGTCTCCACTGGCAGCTTAAAGACCAGCCCCAACCGGCTGCCACCCAAGCCTCCAGCTGGGGCTAGCCCTACACCCATCCTCTTGGCTTCAGATGGGGGTGCTGGAAGCCCCAAGACACCCTCctcacccaaaccacagctgaag TCTTCCTGCAAAGAGAACCCCTTCAACCGGAAGCCATCACCTGCCGCCTCTCCCTCAGCAAAGAAACCTCCCAAGGGCTCCAAGCCAGTGCGTCCTCCTGCACCAGGTCATGGCTTCCCACTGATCAAACGCAAG GTGCAGACAGATCAGTACATCCCTGAGGAAGACATTTATGGGGAGATGGATGCCATCGAGCACCAGCTGGACCAGCTGGAGCACCGTGGGGTGGCCTTGGAGGAAAAGCTTCGCAGTGCTGAGAATG ACAACCCTGAGGACAGCCTGCTTGTGGACTGGTTCAAACTCATCCATGAGAAGCACATGCTAGTGCGCCACGAGTCAGAGCTCATCTACAT CTTCAAACAGCAGAACCTGGAGCAGCGGCAGTCAGATGTGGAATATGAACTGCGATGCCTCCTCAACAAGCCAG AGAAGGACTGGACTGACGAGGATCgagggagggagaaggtgcTGATGCAGGAGCTGGTGACCATCATTGAGCAGAGGAATGCCATTGTGAATTGCCTGGACGAGGACCGGCAGAG agaagaggaggaggataaAATGTTGGAAGCCatgattaaaagaaaag AATTTCACAGGGAGACCGAGGCTGAGAGTAAGAAGAAAGGCAAATTCAAGCCCATGAAGGTGCTTAAGCTGCTGAGCAACAAGCATGACTCCAAGAGCAAGtcaccaaaggaaaaaagctaG
- the MICALL1 gene encoding MICAL-like protein 1 isoform X1, whose protein sequence is MSGPRGALQAWCRRQCEGYRGVDIRDLSSSFRDGLAFCAILHRHRPDLLDFDSLSKDDIYENNRLAFELAERELGIPALLDPNDMVSMKVPDCLSIMTYVSQYYNHFNNPSQASVPPPMKHPTAASLPSLLSHKKTVAAVESPSAPQDDAPLDPPERSQRTTPSSTCAACQQHVHLVQRYLAEGKLYHRQCFRCKECSSTLLPGSYKPGPEAGTFVCTQHRGKLAMSGKAERRPSPDRQSPELRMESGADSMREDALPAEAEVGKDDGDSLESMAETHMPAGGLAGPAEKDSTPSKAETAMPPAPAGSGAPISQTPPRPPLPSKPTVLTQDKASSLDGRLRDSRPTPAPRKATDASALSPPTSHPVPRPRSTLQGESSECGPGIVNGRVPEPSPPVPKPRGRPCSSDRGGAAGKAKDPPWMALVQAEPKKKPAPPPPPGNSHETLSRTSEEEDGEEVGKTRNEESKSDAPEPRPYNPFEEEDEEEEESASTQKNTPEQEQSEAAAKPLHPWYGITPTSSPKTKKRPAPRAPSASPLAHHPISRLSHSEPSSSTPSPALSLESINSESSAKVLGDTDEALVPKSSSEPTVHTPTAAKTSSTDTPLASVSSSESPAAPASLSTNSSFSSSSELASFSGEMQPSTLNTSRSVSTGSLKTSPNRLPPKPPAGASPTPILLASDGGAGSPKTPSSPKPQLKSSCKENPFNRKPSPAASPSAKKPPKGSKPVRPPAPGHGFPLIKRKVQTDQYIPEEDIYGEMDAIEHQLDQLEHRGVALEEKLRSAENDNPEDSLLVDWFKLIHEKHMLVRHESELIYIFKQQNLEQRQSDVEYELRCLLNKPEKDWTDEDRGREKVLMQELVTIIEQRNAIVNCLDEDRQREEEEDKMLEAMIKRKEFHRETEAESKKKGKFKPMKVLKLLSNKHDSKSKSPKEKS, encoded by the exons AGACTTTGATTCTCTCTCCAAAGATGACATCTATGAGAATAACCGCTTG GCCTTTGAATTGGCAGAGCGGGAGCTGGGCATCCCAGCCCTGCTAGATCCCAATGATATGGTCTCCATGAAAGTCCCCGACTGCCTCAGCATCATGACTTATGTGTCTCAGTATTACAACCATTTCAACAACCCCAGCCAAG CCAGCGTCCCTCCGCCTATGAAGCACCCAACAGCTGCCTCCTTGCCTTCTCTCCTGTCCCACAAGAAGACCGTGGCTGCGGTTGAGAGTCCTTCAGCACCACAG GATGATGCCCCTTTGGACCCACCGGAGCGGTCCCAGCGCACCACGCCCAGCAGTACCTGTGCAGCCTGCCAGCAGCACGTCCACCTGGTCCAGCGCTACCTGGCCGAGGGCAAGCTCTACCACCGCCAGTGCTTTAG GTGTAAGGAGTGCTCCAGCACACTGCTCCCAGGGTCATACAAGCCCGGGCCAGAAGCGGGGACATTTGTCTGCACACAGCATCGTGGTAAATTGGCCATGAgtgggaaggcagagaggaggcCCAGCCCAGACAGACAGTCACCAGAGCTAAGAATGGAGTCTGGGGCTGACAGCATGAGAGAGGATGCCCTCCCTGCAGAAGCAGAGGTGGGGAAGGATGACGGCGACTCCCTGGAGAGCATGGCAGAGACCCACATGCCTGCAGGGGGCCTGGCTGGTCCAGCAGAGAAGGACAGCACACCCAGCAAAGCAGAGACAGCGAtgccccctgctcctgctggcagtGGGGCGCCCATCTCCCAAACTCCTCCCAGacctccccttcccagcaaGCCCACGGTACTCACCCAGGACAAAGCCAGCTCACTGGATGGACGGCTCAGAGACTCAcgtcccacccctgccccaaGGAAGGCCACCGATGCCTCAGCCCTCTCCCCTCCAACCTCTCACCCTGTCCCCCGGCCCAGGTCCACTCTCCAAGGCGAGAGCAGCGAGTGTGGACCTGGCATAGTAAACG GTCGGGTACCTGAACCCAGTCCACCTGTCCCAAAACCTCGAGGAAGACCATGCTCCTCGGATCG tggtggagctgctggaaaagcCAAGGACCCACCATGGATGGCCTTAGTGCAAGCAGAGCCCAAGAAGAAGCcagctccccctcctcccccaggcAACAGCCATGAGACTCTGAGTAGGACTTCAGAGGAAgaggatggggaggaggtgggaaaAACCAGGAATGAGGAGAGCAAGTCTGATGCCCCAGAGCCTAGACCTTACAACCCCtttgaggaggaggatgaggaggaagaggagagtgCCAGTACCCAAAAGAACACacctgagcaggagcagagtgAGGCTGCTGCTAAGCCTCTCCACCCCTGGTATGGCATCACTCCCACCAGCAGCCCAAAGACAAAGAAGCGGCCAGCTCCACGAGCCCCCAGTGCTTCCCCATTAG CCCACCACCCCATCTCCAGGCTGTCACACTCTGAGCCATCCTCCTCCACCCCATCTCCAGCCCTCAGCCTCGAGAGCATCAACTCTGAGAGTTCAGCCAAGGTGCTGGGAGACACTGATGAGGCCTTAGTGCCCAAAAGCTCCTCTGAGCCCACTGTCCACACGCCGACAGCTGCTAAGACCTCTAGCACTGATACGCCACTGGCCAGTGTCTCTTCCAGCGAaagccctgctgccccagccagccTCTCCACCaactcctccttctcctcctccagcgAGCTGGCCAGCTTCAGTGGGGAGATGCAGCCCAGCACCCTGAATACCAGCAGGAGCGTCTCCACTGGCAGCTTAAAGACCAGCCCCAACCGGCTGCCACCCAAGCCTCCAGCTGGGGCTAGCCCTACACCCATCCTCTTGGCTTCAGATGGGGGTGCTGGAAGCCCCAAGACACCCTCctcacccaaaccacagctgaag TCTTCCTGCAAAGAGAACCCCTTCAACCGGAAGCCATCACCTGCCGCCTCTCCCTCAGCAAAGAAACCTCCCAAGGGCTCCAAGCCAGTGCGTCCTCCTGCACCAGGTCATGGCTTCCCACTGATCAAACGCAAG GTGCAGACAGATCAGTACATCCCTGAGGAAGACATTTATGGGGAGATGGATGCCATCGAGCACCAGCTGGACCAGCTGGAGCACCGTGGGGTGGCCTTGGAGGAAAAGCTTCGCAGTGCTGAGAATG ACAACCCTGAGGACAGCCTGCTTGTGGACTGGTTCAAACTCATCCATGAGAAGCACATGCTAGTGCGCCACGAGTCAGAGCTCATCTACAT CTTCAAACAGCAGAACCTGGAGCAGCGGCAGTCAGATGTGGAATATGAACTGCGATGCCTCCTCAACAAGCCAG AGAAGGACTGGACTGACGAGGATCgagggagggagaaggtgcTGATGCAGGAGCTGGTGACCATCATTGAGCAGAGGAATGCCATTGTGAATTGCCTGGACGAGGACCGGCAGAG agaagaggaggaggataaAATGTTGGAAGCCatgattaaaagaaaag AATTTCACAGGGAGACCGAGGCTGAGAGTAAGAAGAAAGGCAAATTCAAGCCCATGAAGGTGCTTAAGCTGCTGAGCAACAAGCATGACTCCAAGAGCAAGtcaccaaaggaaaaaagctaG
- the C3H22orf23 gene encoding UPF0193 protein EVG1, which yields MEALVTAGGVPAAGRPARYSVGTRELLRAMMEELKLTHSQRRYLMDYVKRGKALPFHWPPTSSKQSMPAPSPPACQLRRLPARPHLRPAKVCQAGDAYTREKFKPQPTRDLEKEKQRLQNILATGKNEVEDMKQVLVQRKEEDMPEPDRFEELVNEIQERRDFLAQMEALGEGKEYQGIVLTEISQKMHEMEIIDKKRSEEIRKIMTKDFPGGKKSDLQD from the exons ATGGAGGCGCTGGTGACCGCGGGCGGAGTGCCGGCGGCGGGCAGGCCGGCCCGGTACAGCGTGGGCACCCGGGAGCTGCTCAGAG CGATGATGGAGGAGCTGAAGCTGACGCATTCCCAGAGGCGATACCTGATGGACTATGTGAAAC GAGGAAAAGCCCTGCCCTTCCACTGGCCCCCTACATCCAGCAAACAGTCCATGCCTGCTCCCTCCCCCCCAGCCTGTCAGCTACGCAGGCTTCCAGCTAGACCACATCTCCGACCTGCCAAGGTCTGCCAGGCAGGAGATGCCTACACTCGAGAGAAATTCAAACCACAGCCCACAC GAGATTtggaaaaggagaagcaaaGACTTCAAAACATCTTAGCAACAGGGAAGAATGAGGTGGAGGACATGAAGCAGGTGCTGgttcagagaaaggaagaggacaTGCCTGAGCCTGACCGATTTGAAGAAT TGGTAAATGAAATTCAGGAGAGAAGGGACTTCCTGGCACAGATGGAAGCTCTAGGAGAGGGCAAGGAGTATCAAGGGATTGTCCTCACTGAAATCTCACAG AAAATGCATGAGATGGAGATCATTGACAAGAAGAGAAGTGAGGAAATTCGAAAGATCATGACAAAAGACTTCCCTGGTGGAAAAAAGTCTGATCTGCAGGACTAG
- the POLR2F gene encoding DNA-directed RNA polymerases I, II, and III subunit RPABC2, with amino-acid sequence MSDNEDNFDGDDFDDVEEDEGLEDLENAEEEGQENVEILPSGERQQANQKRITTPYMTKYERARVLGTRALQIAMCAPVMVELEGETDPLLIAMKELKARKIPIIIRRYLPDGSYEDWGVDELIITD; translated from the exons ATGTCTGACAACGAGGACAA CTTTGATGGGGACGACTTCGACGATGTGGAAGAGGATGAGGGCCTGGAGGACCTGGAGAACGCGGAGGAG gagggacaggagaacGTGGAAATTCTGCCCTCGGGAGAGCGGCAGCAGGCGAACCAGAAGCGGATTACAACGCCCTACATGACCAAGTACGAGCGAGCCAGAGTGCTGGGCACTCGTGCCCTCCAGATAGC GATGTGTGCCCCTGTGATGGTTGAGCTGGAAGGAGAGACAGACCCTTTGCTGATTGCCATGAAGGAACTCAA AGCACGCAAGATCCCCATAATCATCCGTCGGTATCTGCCAGATGGGAGCTATGAAGACTGGGGTGTGGATGAGCTAATTATCACAGACTGA